A section of the Roseomonas marmotae genome encodes:
- a CDS encoding ketosteroid isomerase-related protein — protein MSATSTAQAAAEELIRRYYAAFNAGDAEGMLALLTDDVAHDINQGTRETGLPAFRAFMARMNAHYREELRDIVVMVSADGRRGAAEFTVHGTYLATDEGLPEARGQTYILPAGAFFELRDGRIARVTNYYNLADWVAQVGG, from the coding sequence ATGTCCGCCACCAGCACTGCCCAGGCTGCGGCCGAAGAACTGATCCGCCGCTACTACGCGGCCTTCAATGCCGGCGATGCCGAGGGCATGCTGGCCCTGCTGACCGATGATGTGGCGCATGACATCAACCAGGGCACGCGCGAGACCGGCCTGCCCGCCTTCCGCGCCTTCATGGCCCGCATGAACGCCCATTACCGGGAAGAACTGCGCGACATCGTGGTGATGGTCAGCGCCGATGGCCGGCGCGGCGCGGCGGAGTTCACGGTGCACGGCACCTATCTGGCCACCGATGAAGGGCTGCCGGAGGCGCGGGGGCAGACCTACATCCTGCCCGCCGGCGCCTTCTTCGAGCTGCGGGACGGCCGTATCGCCCGCGTCACCAACTACTACAACCTGGCGGACTGGGTGGCGCAGGTCGGGGGCTGA
- a CDS encoding glycine--tRNA ligase subunit alpha: MTSTATPAIARTAKPLSFQDIILTLHRFWAAQGCVILQPYDIEMGAGTFHPATTLRALGPQPWRAAYVQPSRRPSDGRYGENPNRLQHYYQYQVIMKPSPDTAQDLLLASYREIGLDPLKHDFRFVEDDWESPTLGAWGLGWEVWCDGMEVGQFTYFQQVGGIPVVHPSFEMTYGLERLAMYVQNIENVYDLDFNGQGVTYGDVFLRAEREYSAFNFEHADIDLLFRHFRDAEAECAALVARNLALPAYDQCIKASHLFNLLDARGAISVTERASYIGRVRALAKSCCETWVAGA; this comes from the coding sequence ATGACCAGCACCGCCACACCCGCCATCGCCAGGACGGCCAAGCCGCTGTCCTTCCAGGACATCATCCTGACGCTGCACCGTTTCTGGGCGGCGCAGGGCTGCGTGATCCTGCAGCCCTATGACATCGAGATGGGCGCCGGCACCTTCCATCCCGCCACCACCCTGCGCGCCCTGGGGCCGCAGCCCTGGCGGGCGGCCTATGTGCAGCCCTCCCGCCGCCCTTCTGACGGCCGCTACGGCGAGAACCCCAACCGCCTGCAGCACTATTATCAGTACCAGGTCATCATGAAGCCGAGCCCGGACACGGCGCAGGACCTGCTGCTGGCCAGCTACCGCGAGATCGGGCTGGACCCGCTGAAGCACGACTTCCGCTTCGTCGAGGATGACTGGGAAAGCCCCACCCTCGGCGCCTGGGGCCTGGGCTGGGAGGTCTGGTGCGACGGCATGGAAGTGGGCCAGTTCACCTATTTCCAGCAGGTCGGCGGCATTCCCGTGGTGCACCCCAGCTTCGAGATGACCTACGGCCTCGAGCGCCTGGCGATGTACGTGCAGAATATCGAGAACGTCTATGATCTCGATTTCAACGGCCAGGGCGTGACCTATGGCGATGTCTTCCTGCGGGCCGAGCGGGAATACAGCGCCTTCAACTTCGAGCATGCCGATATCGACCTGCTCTTCCGCCATTTCCGCGATGCCGAGGCCGAATGCGCGGCCCTGGTGGCGCGCAACCTGGCGCTGCCGGCCTATGATCAGTGCATCAAGGCCAGCCACCTCTTCAACCTGCTGGATGCGCGCGGCGCCATCAGCGTGACGGAGCGGGCCAGCTATATCGGCCGCGTCCGCGCGCTCGCCAAAAGCTGCTGCGAGACCTGGGTGGCCGGCGCCTGA